In Naumovozyma castellii chromosome 1, complete genome, one DNA window encodes the following:
- the RSM19 gene encoding mitochondrial 37S ribosomal protein uS19m (ancestral locus Anc_6.354) has product MKCALRLLSRSAWKGPNIVPLPIKEAMSKGTPIRTNARSATILPQFIGLKFQIHNGKEYMPLEVTEDMVGRKLGEFAPTRKRFSYTQTKNK; this is encoded by the coding sequence ATGAAGTGTGCATTAAGGTTACTATCACGTTCAGCATGGAAGGGCCCCAACATCGTCCCCTTACCCATCAAAGAAGCCATGAGTAAAGGAACCCCCATTAGAACAAATGCTAGATCCGCAACGATATTACCACAGTTCATTGgattaaaatttcaaatacaTAATGGGAAGGAATATATGCCTTTGGAAGTCACGGAGGATATGGTTGGAAGGAAATTGGGGGAGTTTGCTCCGACGAGGAAGAGATTTAGTTACACTCAGACAAAGAATAAGTAG